The Petropleomorpha daqingensis genome includes a window with the following:
- a CDS encoding SPFH domain-containing protein, translated as MADIARYPLIRHLRGSATAYVQHVRKGDVRHAGTGAGFWFRPLSAVLSEVPVDDRELPLLFHARTADFQDVTVQATLTFRMADPALAAARIDFSLDPDRGTWRGTPLVQVAGLLTETAQQHALDLLAGTRLAEALVGGVPAVRSAVEAGLAGDLRLAETGIAVIGVRVVAIRPESDVERALQTPTREQVQQEADRATYERRALAVERERAISENELANQVELARRTEELIGQRGVNGRREAEEAAAAAEIAAESQARRDRQAAQVQAETERLIGAAAADARAAELAAYADARPEVLVSRALEELARNLPHIDSVVLTPDLLAPVLAKLGRAR; from the coding sequence GTGGCCGACATCGCCCGCTATCCCCTCATCCGCCACCTCCGTGGTTCGGCGACCGCCTACGTGCAGCACGTCCGCAAGGGCGACGTGCGGCACGCGGGGACCGGCGCCGGCTTCTGGTTCCGCCCGCTGTCGGCGGTGCTCTCCGAGGTGCCGGTCGACGACCGCGAGCTGCCGCTGCTGTTCCACGCGCGGACGGCCGACTTCCAGGACGTCACCGTCCAGGCGACGCTCACCTTCCGCATGGCCGACCCGGCGCTCGCCGCGGCGCGGATCGACTTCTCCCTCGACCCCGATCGCGGCACCTGGCGGGGCACCCCGCTGGTCCAGGTGGCCGGGCTGCTCACCGAGACCGCGCAGCAGCACGCGCTGGACCTGCTCGCCGGCACCCGGCTGGCGGAGGCCCTGGTCGGCGGCGTCCCCGCGGTCCGGTCCGCCGTCGAGGCCGGCCTGGCCGGCGACCTGCGGCTGGCCGAGACCGGCATCGCTGTGATCGGCGTGCGGGTGGTCGCCATCCGGCCCGAGTCCGACGTCGAGCGGGCGCTGCAGACGCCGACCCGCGAGCAGGTGCAGCAGGAGGCCGACCGGGCCACCTACGAGCGGCGGGCGCTGGCCGTCGAGCGCGAGCGGGCGATCAGCGAGAACGAGCTGGCCAACCAGGTGGAGCTCGCCCGGCGCACGGAGGAGCTGATCGGCCAGCGGGGCGTCAACGGCCGCCGGGAGGCGGAGGAGGCGGCCGCCGCCGCCGAGATCGCGGCCGAGTCGCAGGCGCGCCGCGACCGGCAGGCCGCGCAGGTGCAGGCCGAGACCGAGCGGCTGATCGGCGCCGCGGCAGCCGACGCGCGGGCCGCGGAGCTGGCCGCCTACGCCGACGCCCGCCCGGAGGTGCTCGTGAGCCGGGCGCTCGAGGAGCTGGCCCGCAACCTCCCGCACATCGACAGCGTCGTCCTGACGCCGGACCTGCTGGCGCCCGTGCTGGCGAAGCTCGGGCGCGCCCGGTGA
- a CDS encoding helicase-associated domain-containing protein yields MALRALGGRPRGNKAEKVEALLAVLADPDRVRALVRLAPPSVAEGLRTMACTGTDEDDRYYFGEFRRHREAEQWAVAHGLLAGSTWGYTAPMPAEVALALRGGDYRAPFSPRPPVIRTHPVAPEAVESASAAAIGAFLSHALALLDRLTRVPVPLLAGGGVGVRELGRLAKALGVEDTEIRLLLALSAACRLLMPGTEGLGVGDRFDEWRREEPAAQAAQLITSWWAFPSAPTRSRDADGRTLPALRGQDPCAGCHAARVVLLHSASGLPAGQAADLADLAASARWHRPLIHVLTQDADAPLTTTWREAELLGVAAAGALSPLGAALLTDDENALVEHLTRLLPATSDTARFGSDLTALVSGTPSVRASTLLDSCADRESSGGAVIWRFSPTSIRRAMDEGTTADRLLHELADLAERELPQALTYLVHDVARRHGRLRLHAATSLIQSDDEALLAEVAVDKRLAKLGLTLLAPTVLACTVPLDVALARLREVGYFPVAEGVPAPPSPRGTAAARGQRTPAPRTVRPSPERADEGVLASRLLATPSIAVPEPTTWPLRELRALAPDLPLGQLALLSTALEVGGRVAITYRAASGAVTHRVISDPELIGAVVEAWCELRQDERVFSVSGMLSIAPAP; encoded by the coding sequence ATGGCGCTGCGGGCGCTCGGCGGCCGACCGCGTGGGAACAAGGCGGAGAAGGTCGAGGCGCTCCTCGCCGTCCTGGCCGATCCCGACCGGGTCCGGGCACTGGTGCGACTCGCCCCGCCATCGGTGGCCGAGGGGTTGCGCACGATGGCGTGCACCGGGACGGACGAGGACGATCGCTACTACTTCGGGGAGTTTCGTCGGCACCGCGAAGCCGAGCAGTGGGCCGTCGCGCACGGCCTGCTCGCGGGCTCGACCTGGGGCTACACAGCGCCTATGCCCGCGGAGGTCGCCCTGGCCCTGCGCGGCGGGGACTACCGGGCGCCGTTCAGTCCCCGGCCGCCCGTGATCCGAACGCATCCTGTCGCACCAGAGGCGGTCGAGTCGGCGTCCGCGGCCGCGATCGGCGCCTTCCTGTCCCATGCGCTGGCGCTGCTGGACAGACTGACCCGGGTCCCCGTCCCGCTCCTGGCCGGCGGCGGTGTCGGCGTGCGCGAGCTCGGCCGGCTCGCCAAGGCGCTCGGCGTCGAGGACACCGAGATCCGGCTCCTGCTGGCCCTGTCCGCCGCCTGCCGCCTGCTGATGCCCGGCACGGAAGGTCTGGGGGTCGGCGACCGCTTCGACGAGTGGCGGCGGGAGGAGCCGGCCGCGCAGGCCGCTCAGTTGATCACCTCCTGGTGGGCGTTCCCGTCGGCGCCTACCCGTTCCCGGGACGCCGACGGCAGGACCCTCCCCGCGCTCCGAGGACAAGATCCGTGCGCCGGCTGCCATGCGGCTCGGGTGGTTCTCCTGCACTCCGCGAGCGGATTGCCAGCCGGTCAGGCGGCAGACCTCGCCGATCTCGCGGCCAGCGCCCGCTGGCACCGGCCGCTGATCCACGTGCTGACGCAGGACGCCGACGCACCCCTGACGACGACGTGGCGAGAAGCTGAACTCCTCGGCGTGGCCGCTGCCGGCGCCCTGAGTCCCCTGGGCGCGGCACTCCTGACCGACGACGAGAACGCCCTGGTCGAGCACCTGACCCGGCTGCTCCCGGCGACGAGCGACACCGCCCGCTTCGGATCCGATCTCACCGCGCTCGTCTCGGGCACGCCCTCCGTCCGCGCCTCGACGCTGCTGGACAGCTGCGCGGACCGGGAGAGCAGCGGTGGGGCGGTCATCTGGCGGTTCAGCCCGACGAGCATCAGACGCGCCATGGACGAGGGCACGACGGCCGACCGTCTTCTCCATGAGCTGGCCGACCTCGCCGAACGGGAGCTGCCTCAGGCGTTGACCTACCTGGTCCACGACGTCGCCCGGCGGCACGGCAGGCTCAGGCTCCACGCCGCGACGTCGCTGATCCAGAGCGACGACGAGGCGCTGCTGGCCGAGGTCGCTGTGGACAAGCGACTGGCGAAGCTCGGCCTGACGCTCCTCGCTCCCACGGTGCTCGCTTGCACAGTGCCCCTTGACGTTGCGCTGGCCAGGCTGCGCGAGGTCGGCTACTTCCCGGTCGCTGAAGGCGTGCCGGCTCCGCCGTCGCCGCGAGGAACCGCTGCCGCCCGCGGCCAACGGACGCCCGCGCCGCGCACGGTCCGCCCGTCGCCGGAGAGGGCGGACGAGGGCGTCCTGGCGAGTCGGCTGCTGGCCACGCCGTCCATCGCCGTCCCCGAGCCGACGACCTGGCCGCTCCGTGAGCTCCGAGCACTCGCGCCGGACCTGCCGCTCGGCCAGCTGGCATTGCTGTCGACCGCGCTCGAGGTAGGCGGCCGCGTGGCCATCACATACCGCGCGGCCAGCGGCGCGGTGACCCACCGGGTGATCAGCGACCCGGAACTCATCGGAGCGGTCGTCGAAGCGTGGTGCGAGCTGAGACAGGACGAACGAGTGTTCAGCGTCTCGGGGATGCTGTCCATCGCACCCGCGCCGTGA
- a CDS encoding HNH endonuclease signature motif containing protein codes for MITPEISQNVLSIGPLSCGFCHTPPLLSISSTDQFRAEGRGAVGELRSALDGLAEVDFAELSDIALLELVAEWATSVNRMTAALTSAVRAADRREAHKADGAVSMKAWLRGSCHLAPSEATAIVSTGRRLEQLDATAEAFASGAITATHARVITRAITPARVAKAAEAGIALAETDEILAALARETTPNETAQGVARWVAGVDPDGALDDAADVRRRFSMAKGLGGRIHLRGELDPVGGEYLHTALAALMNGDRPVGDQRGHAERQADALVALARGALDGGDLPDVRGESPHVRVTIDWQSLSAARGAVGVVGGELGWAGPITPETARRLACDAKVARIITGPNGLPLDVGREQRTATAAIRRAIVLRDGECVFAGCDAPPEWCDVHHVVHWAFGGATSCDNGALLCERHHTSCHEGGFSVRRDRETGRWRTFRPDGTEILSRAGP; via the coding sequence GTGATCACGCCTGAAATCTCGCAGAATGTTCTGTCGATAGGCCCTCTGAGCTGCGGTTTCTGTCACACCCCGCCCCTACTCTCGATCTCGAGCACGGACCAGTTCCGAGCGGAGGGGAGGGGCGCCGTGGGTGAGCTGCGCTCTGCCCTCGACGGACTGGCGGAGGTCGACTTCGCGGAGCTCTCCGACATAGCACTGCTCGAACTGGTGGCCGAATGGGCAACCTCCGTGAACCGGATGACGGCGGCGCTGACGTCGGCGGTCCGCGCCGCCGACCGCCGAGAAGCCCACAAGGCCGACGGTGCCGTGTCGATGAAGGCCTGGTTGCGCGGCTCCTGCCACCTGGCGCCGAGCGAGGCCACCGCGATCGTGTCGACCGGCCGGCGGCTGGAGCAGTTGGACGCGACCGCGGAGGCGTTCGCGTCGGGAGCGATCACCGCGACGCATGCACGCGTGATCACCCGGGCCATCACACCTGCCCGCGTCGCCAAGGCGGCCGAGGCCGGGATCGCGCTGGCCGAGACCGACGAGATCCTCGCTGCGCTGGCACGCGAGACGACGCCGAACGAGACCGCGCAGGGGGTCGCCCGCTGGGTCGCCGGGGTGGATCCTGACGGCGCGCTCGATGACGCCGCCGACGTCCGCCGACGGTTCTCGATGGCCAAGGGCCTGGGCGGGCGTATCCATCTCCGCGGTGAGCTCGATCCGGTGGGCGGCGAGTACCTGCACACGGCGCTGGCCGCGCTCATGAACGGCGACCGCCCGGTCGGAGACCAACGCGGTCACGCCGAGCGGCAGGCGGACGCGCTCGTCGCCCTGGCCCGCGGTGCCCTGGACGGCGGCGATCTCCCGGACGTCCGGGGCGAGAGCCCGCACGTCCGGGTCACCATCGACTGGCAGTCCCTGAGCGCAGCGCGTGGCGCCGTCGGGGTGGTGGGCGGGGAGCTGGGCTGGGCCGGTCCGATCACTCCCGAGACCGCCCGCCGTCTCGCCTGCGACGCCAAGGTAGCTCGGATCATCACCGGCCCGAACGGCCTGCCGCTCGACGTCGGCCGCGAGCAGCGCACCGCGACCGCGGCGATCCGCCGGGCCATCGTCCTGCGCGACGGGGAGTGCGTCTTCGCCGGATGCGATGCCCCGCCGGAGTGGTGCGATGTCCACCACGTCGTCCACTGGGCCTTCGGCGGCGCCACGAGCTGCGACAACGGGGCACTGCTCTGCGAACGGCATCACACCTCGTGTCACGAGGGCGGGTTCAGCGTCCGGCGCGATCGCGAAACCGGCCGATGGCGCACCTTCCGCCCCGACGGCACGGAGATCCTCAGCCGCGCGGGTCCTTGA
- a CDS encoding sensor domain-containing diguanylate cyclase, which produces MTELVDARPPVDRGSAFANAPMGVALCTPDGVVTDANAALATLLGLAPADLLGRALFDLIHPEDVEGAREAYAVLGRHPGRPMRHECRFLREDATAVPVQIATAWVAATPDGGPAHLVMIVEDITDRKALEAALVHRSLHDPLTGLPNRILFHDRLRHALDRGHRERTPTCVLIIDLDGFKAVNDEHGHPMGDAVLVAFAGRLTSVLRASDTAARLGGDEFAIVCENTERPEAEVLADRVRTTVTDPLVIGDLSMTIGMSIGIGSAPGGGDPDEFYERVVREADDAMYADKADRRR; this is translated from the coding sequence ATGACCGAGCTGGTGGACGCGCGCCCACCGGTGGACCGGGGCAGCGCCTTCGCCAACGCTCCGATGGGCGTGGCGCTGTGCACCCCCGACGGCGTCGTCACCGACGCGAACGCCGCCCTCGCCACCCTGCTCGGCCTCGCGCCCGCCGACCTGCTGGGCCGGGCGCTGTTCGACCTCATCCACCCCGAGGACGTCGAGGGCGCCCGGGAGGCCTACGCGGTCCTCGGCCGGCACCCCGGCCGGCCGATGCGGCACGAGTGCCGGTTCCTGCGGGAGGACGCCACCGCCGTCCCGGTGCAGATCGCGACGGCGTGGGTCGCCGCGACCCCGGACGGCGGCCCGGCGCACCTGGTGATGATCGTCGAGGACATCACCGACCGGAAGGCGCTGGAGGCAGCGCTGGTGCACCGGTCGCTGCACGACCCGCTGACCGGGCTGCCCAACCGCATCCTGTTCCACGACCGGCTGCGGCACGCGCTGGACCGCGGGCACCGCGAGCGCACGCCGACCTGCGTGCTGATCATCGACCTGGACGGGTTCAAGGCGGTCAACGACGAGCACGGCCACCCGATGGGCGACGCCGTCCTGGTCGCCTTCGCCGGCCGGCTCACCTCGGTGCTGCGGGCCAGCGACACCGCCGCCCGGCTGGGCGGCGACGAGTTCGCCATCGTCTGCGAGAACACCGAGCGCCCCGAGGCCGAGGTGCTGGCCGACCGGGTGCGGACGACGGTCACCGACCCCCTGGTGATCGGCGACCTGTCGATGACCATCGGGATGAGCATCGGCATCGGCTCGGCCCCCGGCGGCGGGGACCCCGACGAGTTCTACGAGCGCGTCGTGCGCGAGGCCGACGACGCGATGTACGCCGACAAGGCCGACCGCCGCCGCTGA
- the pgm gene encoding phosphoglucomutase (alpha-D-glucose-1,6-bisphosphate-dependent) encodes MTDPRAGQPARPSDLVDVAALVTAYYALEPDPADPAQQVVFGTSGHRGSSFDAAFNEAHILATTQAICEYRAAQGYDGPLFLGRDTHGLSEPAWTSALEVLAANDVTVLVDAADRYTPTPAVSHAILTANRGRTSGLADGIVVTPSHNPPRDGGFKYNPPSGGPADTDATTTIADRANELLRSGLKEVRRVPFARARAAARAHEFLGDYVDDLPDVLDLDAVRDAGVRIGADPLGGASVDYWGAIAERHRLDLTVVNELVDPTWRFMTLDWDGKIRMDCSSPYAMASLIDKREQYQIATGNDADADRHGIVTPDAGLMNPNHFLAVAISYLFAHRPGWGEGTAVGKTLVSSSLIDRVVAGMGRRLVEVPVGFKWFVPGLLDGSVGFGGEESAGASFLRRDGSVWTTDKDGVLLALLAGEIQAVTGRSPSELHAELTARYGESAYARIDAPATREQKAALGKLSPEAVTATELAGEPITAKLTRAPGNDAAIGGLKVVTENAWFAARPSGTEDVYKVYAESFRGPDHLAQVQEEAKAVVTAALGG; translated from the coding sequence ATGACCGACCCCCGCGCCGGACAGCCCGCCCGGCCCAGCGACCTCGTCGACGTCGCCGCGCTGGTCACCGCCTACTACGCGCTGGAGCCCGACCCCGCCGATCCCGCGCAGCAGGTCGTGTTCGGCACCAGCGGTCACCGCGGTTCGAGCTTCGACGCCGCGTTCAACGAGGCGCACATCCTCGCCACCACGCAGGCCATCTGCGAGTACCGGGCCGCGCAGGGCTATGACGGGCCGCTGTTCCTCGGCCGGGACACCCACGGTCTTTCCGAGCCGGCCTGGACCAGCGCGCTGGAGGTGCTGGCCGCCAACGACGTGACGGTGCTGGTCGACGCCGCCGACCGGTACACCCCCACGCCAGCGGTCAGCCACGCCATCCTGACCGCCAACCGCGGCAGGACCTCGGGCCTGGCCGACGGCATCGTGGTCACCCCGTCGCACAACCCGCCCCGCGACGGCGGGTTCAAGTACAACCCGCCCAGCGGCGGGCCGGCCGACACCGACGCGACGACGACGATCGCCGACCGCGCCAACGAGCTGCTGCGCAGCGGGCTCAAGGAGGTCCGCCGCGTGCCGTTCGCCCGCGCCCGGGCCGCCGCCCGGGCGCACGAGTTCCTCGGCGACTACGTCGACGACCTGCCGGACGTGCTCGATCTCGACGCGGTCCGCGACGCCGGCGTCCGCATCGGCGCCGACCCCCTGGGCGGGGCCAGCGTCGACTACTGGGGCGCCATCGCCGAGCGGCACCGCCTCGACCTCACCGTCGTCAACGAGCTGGTCGACCCCACCTGGCGGTTCATGACCCTCGACTGGGACGGCAAGATCCGGATGGACTGCTCCTCGCCCTACGCCATGGCCTCGCTCATCGACAAGCGCGAGCAGTACCAGATCGCCACCGGCAACGACGCCGACGCCGACCGGCACGGCATCGTCACCCCCGACGCGGGGCTGATGAACCCCAACCACTTCCTCGCGGTCGCGATCTCCTACCTGTTCGCGCACCGGCCCGGCTGGGGCGAGGGCACCGCGGTCGGCAAGACGCTGGTGTCCAGCTCGCTGATCGACCGCGTGGTCGCCGGCATGGGCCGCCGGCTGGTCGAGGTGCCCGTCGGCTTCAAGTGGTTCGTGCCCGGGCTGCTCGACGGGTCGGTCGGGTTCGGCGGCGAGGAGTCGGCAGGGGCCTCCTTCCTGCGCCGCGACGGCAGCGTGTGGACGACGGACAAGGACGGCGTCCTGCTCGCGCTGCTGGCCGGCGAGATCCAGGCCGTCACCGGCCGCTCGCCGTCGGAGCTGCACGCCGAGCTCACCGCGCGGTACGGGGAGTCCGCCTACGCCCGCATCGACGCGCCGGCCACCCGCGAGCAGAAGGCGGCGCTCGGCAAGCTCTCCCCCGAGGCGGTCACCGCCACCGAGCTGGCCGGCGAGCCGATCACCGCCAAGCTCACCCGCGCACCGGGCAACGACGCGGCGATCGGCGGCCTCAAGGTCGTCACCGAGAACGCCTGGTTCGCGGCGAGGCCCTCCGGCACCGAGGACGTCTACAAGGTCTACGCCGAGTCCTTCCGGGGCCCCGACCACCTCGCGCAGGTGCAGGAGGAGGCGAAAGCCGTGGTGACGGCGGCACTGGGCGGCTGA
- a CDS encoding alpha/beta fold hydrolase → MSEDVGQDERLAARTVGTDGPRVVFVHGLFGQGKNWTTIAKALADRHRVTLLDLPNHGHSPWTDTVDYEDMAELVAAELESYGEPATVVGHSMGGKVAMTLALRRPELLRALVVVDIAPVEYPVSGGRTDDPDEEASPFADYIAAMKALDLSTLERREDADEALQAAVPSRMVRGFLLQSLVREGLGSGGGWRWRLNLDLLERDLERLRGFPPPPPGAHYDGPALWIAGADSHYVLPEDRVHMDALFPTTRLVRIKNAGHWVHSEQPEIFTETLRRFLDHVEQPAG, encoded by the coding sequence ATGAGCGAGGACGTCGGCCAGGACGAACGGCTGGCCGCGCGCACCGTCGGTACGGACGGCCCGCGCGTCGTCTTCGTGCACGGCCTGTTCGGGCAGGGCAAGAACTGGACGACGATCGCCAAGGCGCTGGCCGACCGGCACCGGGTCACGCTGCTCGACCTGCCCAACCACGGCCACTCCCCGTGGACCGACACGGTCGACTACGAGGACATGGCCGAGCTGGTCGCGGCCGAGCTTGAGTCCTACGGCGAACCGGCGACGGTGGTCGGCCACTCGATGGGCGGCAAGGTCGCGATGACGCTGGCGCTGCGCCGGCCGGAGCTGCTGCGGGCCCTGGTCGTGGTCGACATCGCGCCGGTCGAGTACCCGGTCTCCGGCGGCCGCACCGACGACCCGGACGAGGAGGCCTCGCCGTTCGCCGACTACATCGCGGCGATGAAGGCGCTCGACCTCTCGACGCTGGAGCGGCGCGAGGACGCCGACGAGGCCCTGCAGGCCGCCGTCCCGAGCCGGATGGTGCGCGGCTTCCTGCTGCAGAGCCTGGTGCGGGAGGGGCTCGGCTCCGGCGGAGGTTGGCGGTGGCGGCTCAACCTCGACCTGCTGGAGCGCGACCTCGAGCGGCTGCGCGGCTTTCCCCCTCCTCCGCCGGGCGCCCACTACGACGGGCCGGCGCTCTGGATCGCCGGCGCGGACTCGCACTACGTGCTGCCCGAGGACCGCGTGCACATGGACGCGCTGTTCCCGACGACCCGGCTCGTGCGGATCAAGAACGCCGGTCACTGGGTGCACTCCGAGCAGCCGGAGATCTTCACCGAGACCCTCCGCCGGTTCCTCGACCACGTGGAGCAACCGGCCGGCTGA
- a CDS encoding SNF2-related protein, with translation MLGGWEDLVTDPALADAVGTEVLDRARPYVTRSVLGVRVADDARRVSALVQGNGPMPYRTTVVRAEGSRTGWVGACTCPVGEDCKHAVAILLALRGRLPGAADRADRRRSRTWEEELADLVAAAEPPERSTVPLGLQFELIDPEPGRGRGSIGAPGSRQRLVRLRPVTPGKRGQWVRTGVSWRQLQYDNLRAGWDPAHLAALRALHATHQAARNQYYSYAPVDVYLHEFGSGLWRLLAEAVADGVPLVTADRPPRPVVLSAEPATVAVDLRDAGDRTELAAVLQVDGRPVDPAALSFLGVPPHGVTVDGRPEDGPGLVLARLDRPAPPALAGLVARGGSIAIPAGDRERFLQEWYPGLRRTVPVISADGSVELPETPRPRLAVTARYPGDGSVCVRWSVGYGERTFDLEEPGAPGSGRDLAAEQALVEALPGPVAGLPELWTPQRRLAERAELSGVEALEFTTEVLPALRADPDVEVTVEGTPPDYRQSTAAPQISFAARDTGESDWFDLGVTVTVDGQPVPFATLFQALATGRTRLALVSGTWFSLARPEFEQLRLLIEEARELRDVPGDGVQVSRYAVGLWEQLLGLGVVEEQSERWTREVRGLLDLEAAEPPPVPAGLDAQLRPYQREGYGWLAFLWEHRLGGVLADDMGLGKTLQTLALLCRAHEAGELDGAPALVVAPTSVLHTWVREAARFAPGLRVVAVTETERKRGTSLRREVAGAHLVVTSYALFRIDEESWAELPWSGLVLDEAQFVKNHRARTYRCARLLPAPVKLALTGTPLENSVMDLWALMSIVAPGLFPDPQRFSDTYRIPVEREGDAERLAQLRRRIRPLVLRRTKEVVAADLPPKTEQVLEVVLEPRHEKLYQTHLQRERTKVLGLVEDMSKNRMTIFRSLTLLRQLSLDPALVEPEYADVRSSKAEVFLENLREVVAEGHRVLVFSQFTRFLRTIRDRLTAEGIEWVYLDGHTRDRDARIEQWRTGTAPVFLISLKAGGFGLTLTEADYVFVLDPWWNPATEAQAVDRAHRIGQDKPVVVYRMVAVGTIEEKVMELKARKQALFSRVVDDGALASGALTADDVRGLFA, from the coding sequence GTGCTCGGCGGCTGGGAGGATCTGGTCACCGACCCAGCACTGGCCGACGCGGTCGGCACCGAGGTCCTCGACCGCGCCCGCCCGTACGTGACCCGCAGCGTGCTCGGTGTCCGGGTCGCGGACGACGCCCGCCGGGTGTCCGCGCTGGTGCAGGGCAACGGGCCGATGCCGTACCGGACCACCGTCGTCCGGGCCGAGGGCAGCCGCACCGGCTGGGTCGGGGCCTGCACCTGCCCGGTCGGCGAGGACTGCAAGCACGCCGTCGCGATCCTGCTGGCCCTGCGGGGGCGGCTGCCCGGCGCGGCCGACCGCGCGGACCGGCGGCGCTCGCGCACGTGGGAGGAGGAGCTCGCGGACCTGGTCGCCGCCGCCGAGCCGCCGGAGCGGTCGACCGTGCCGCTGGGGCTGCAGTTCGAGCTGATCGATCCGGAGCCCGGTCGGGGACGCGGCTCGATCGGCGCGCCGGGATCGCGGCAGCGCCTGGTGCGGCTGCGGCCGGTCACCCCGGGCAAGCGGGGCCAGTGGGTGCGCACCGGTGTCTCGTGGCGGCAGCTCCAGTACGACAACCTGCGCGCCGGCTGGGACCCGGCGCACCTGGCGGCGCTGCGGGCGCTGCACGCCACCCACCAGGCCGCGCGCAACCAGTACTACTCCTACGCCCCGGTCGACGTGTACCTGCACGAGTTCGGCTCGGGGCTGTGGCGGCTGCTCGCCGAGGCCGTCGCGGACGGGGTGCCGCTGGTGACGGCGGACCGCCCGCCGCGGCCCGTCGTCCTCTCCGCCGAGCCCGCCACCGTCGCCGTCGACCTGCGGGACGCCGGCGACCGCACCGAGCTGGCCGCCGTCCTGCAGGTCGACGGCCGCCCGGTCGATCCCGCCGCGCTGTCGTTCCTCGGGGTGCCCCCGCACGGGGTGACCGTGGACGGGCGGCCGGAAGACGGCCCCGGCCTCGTGCTGGCCCGGCTCGACCGGCCGGCGCCGCCCGCTCTGGCCGGCCTGGTGGCCCGCGGGGGCTCGATCGCCATCCCGGCGGGTGACCGGGAGCGGTTCCTGCAGGAGTGGTACCCGGGGCTGCGGCGCACGGTGCCGGTCATCTCCGCCGACGGCTCGGTCGAGCTGCCGGAGACCCCGCGACCCCGGCTGGCGGTCACCGCCCGCTACCCCGGTGACGGCAGCGTCTGCGTGCGCTGGTCGGTGGGCTACGGCGAGCGGACGTTCGACCTCGAGGAGCCCGGCGCACCCGGCTCGGGCCGGGACCTCGCCGCCGAGCAGGCGCTGGTCGAGGCGCTCCCGGGCCCGGTCGCGGGGCTGCCCGAGCTGTGGACGCCGCAGCGCCGGCTGGCCGAGCGCGCCGAGCTGAGCGGCGTGGAGGCGCTGGAGTTCACCACGGAGGTGCTGCCGGCGCTGCGCGCCGACCCGGACGTCGAGGTGACGGTGGAGGGCACCCCGCCGGACTACCGGCAGAGCACCGCGGCGCCGCAGATCAGCTTCGCCGCCCGCGACACCGGCGAGTCCGACTGGTTCGACCTCGGGGTCACGGTGACCGTCGACGGCCAGCCGGTGCCGTTCGCGACCCTGTTCCAGGCGCTCGCGACCGGGCGCACCCGGCTGGCGCTGGTCTCGGGCACCTGGTTCTCGCTGGCGCGGCCGGAGTTCGAGCAGCTGCGGCTGCTCATCGAGGAGGCCCGGGAGCTGCGCGACGTGCCCGGGGACGGCGTGCAGGTGAGCCGGTACGCGGTCGGGCTGTGGGAGCAGCTGCTCGGGCTCGGGGTGGTGGAGGAGCAGAGCGAGCGCTGGACCCGCGAGGTCCGCGGGCTGCTCGACCTGGAAGCCGCCGAGCCGCCGCCGGTGCCCGCCGGGCTGGACGCGCAGCTGCGCCCCTACCAGCGGGAGGGCTACGGCTGGCTCGCCTTCCTCTGGGAGCACCGGCTGGGCGGGGTGCTGGCCGACGACATGGGCCTGGGCAAGACGCTGCAGACCCTCGCCCTGCTGTGCCGCGCGCACGAGGCCGGGGAGCTGGACGGCGCCCCGGCGCTGGTGGTCGCGCCGACCAGCGTGCTGCACACCTGGGTGCGGGAGGCCGCCCGCTTCGCCCCGGGGCTGCGGGTTGTCGCGGTGACCGAGACCGAGCGCAAGAGGGGGACCTCGCTGCGGCGGGAGGTGGCCGGCGCGCACCTCGTCGTCACCTCGTACGCGCTGTTCCGGATCGACGAGGAGTCCTGGGCCGAGCTGCCCTGGTCGGGCCTGGTCCTCGACGAGGCGCAGTTCGTGAAGAACCACCGGGCGCGGACCTACCGCTGCGCCCGCCTGCTGCCGGCCCCGGTCAAGCTCGCGCTCACCGGCACCCCGCTCGAGAACAGCGTGATGGACCTGTGGGCGCTCATGTCGATCGTCGCGCCGGGGCTGTTCCCCGACCCGCAGCGGTTCAGCGACACCTACCGCATCCCCGTCGAGCGCGAGGGGGACGCGGAACGGCTGGCCCAGCTGCGCCGGCGGATCCGGCCGCTGGTGCTGCGGCGCACCAAGGAGGTGGTCGCCGCCGACCTGCCGCCCAAGACCGAGCAGGTGCTCGAGGTGGTGCTCGAACCGCGGCACGAGAAGCTGTACCAGACCCACCTGCAGCGGGAACGGACCAAGGTGCTCGGCCTGGTCGAGGACATGTCGAAGAACCGGATGACGATCTTCCGGTCGCTGACGCTGCTGCGGCAGCTGAGCCTCGACCCGGCGCTGGTCGAACCGGAGTACGCCGACGTGCGCTCCAGCAAGGCCGAGGTCTTCCTGGAGAACCTGCGCGAGGTGGTCGCCGAAGGGCACCGGGTGCTGGTGTTCAGCCAGTTCACCCGCTTCCTGCGCACGATCCGCGACCGGCTGACCGCCGAGGGGATCGAGTGGGTCTACCTGGACGGCCACACCCGCGACCGGGACGCCCGGATCGAGCAGTGGCGCACCGGCACCGCTCCGGTGTTCCTGATCAGCCTCAAGGCCGGCGGCTTCGGGCTGACGCTCACCGAGGCCGACTACGTCTTCGTGCTCGACCCGTGGTGGAACCCGGCCACCGAGGCGCAGGCGGTCGACCGTGCGCACCGGATCGGCCAGGACAAGCCCGTGGTCGTCTACCGGATGGTGGCGGTGGGCACCATCGAGGAGAAGGTGATGGAGCTCAAGGCCCGCAAGCAGGCGCTGTTCTCCCGCGTCGTGGACGACGGGGCACTGGCCTCCGGCGCGCTCACGGCCGACGACGTCCGAGGGCTCTTCGCGTAA